The following are from one region of the Noviherbaspirillum sedimenti genome:
- the lipA gene encoding lipoyl synthase — translation MALEKSASLPSGYNPNDKQKGAGKTSRIPIKIVPAERLPKPDWIRVKGGSPTTRFYEIKDILRANKLVTVCEEASCPNIGECFGKGTATFMIMGDKCTRRCPFCDVGHGRPDPLDVNEPENLAKTIAALKLNYVVITSVDRDDLRDGGAGHFADCIRRVRELSPNTRIEILTPDFRGRMDRALEILKAAPPDVMNHNLETVPRLYKEARPGSDYEYSLNLLKRFKALHPETPTKSGIMVGLGETDEEILQVMRDLRAHDVDMLTIGQYLMPSGDHLPVRRYVHPDTFKMFEEEAYKMGFVHAAVGAMVRSSYHADQQAHGAGVV, via the coding sequence ATGGCCCTGGAGAAAAGCGCGTCCCTGCCGAGCGGATATAACCCGAACGACAAGCAAAAAGGCGCCGGCAAGACTTCGCGTATTCCGATCAAGATCGTGCCGGCAGAACGCCTGCCCAAGCCGGACTGGATCCGGGTCAAGGGCGGCTCGCCCACCACCCGTTTCTATGAAATCAAGGATATCCTGCGCGCCAACAAGCTGGTGACCGTGTGCGAGGAAGCTTCCTGCCCGAACATCGGCGAATGCTTCGGCAAGGGCACCGCTACCTTCATGATCATGGGCGACAAGTGCACCCGCCGTTGCCCGTTCTGCGACGTCGGCCACGGCCGCCCGGATCCGCTCGACGTCAACGAACCGGAAAACCTCGCCAAGACCATCGCCGCCCTCAAACTCAACTACGTGGTGATCACCTCGGTGGATCGCGACGACCTGCGCGATGGTGGCGCCGGTCACTTCGCCGACTGCATCCGCCGGGTGCGCGAACTGTCGCCGAACACCCGCATCGAAATCCTCACGCCGGATTTCCGCGGCCGCATGGACCGCGCCCTGGAAATCCTCAAGGCGGCGCCGCCGGATGTCATGAACCACAACCTGGAAACCGTGCCGCGCCTGTACAAGGAAGCGCGCCCAGGCTCGGATTACGAATACTCGCTGAACCTCTTGAAACGCTTCAAGGCACTGCATCCGGAAACGCCGACCAAGTCCGGCATCATGGTGGGCCTGGGCGAGACCGACGAGGAAATCCTGCAGGTCATGCGCGACCTGCGCGCGCACGATGTGGACATGCTGACCATTGGCCAGTACCTGATGCCTTCGGGCGATCACTTGCCGGTGCGCCGCTACGTGCACCCGGATACCTTCAAGATGTTCGAGGAAGAAGCCTACAAGATGGGCTTCGTGCATGCGGCCGTGGGGGCGATGGTGCGCAGTTCATACCATGCCGACCAGCAGGCGCATGGCGCAGGAGTCGTTTGA
- a CDS encoding NAD(P) transhydrogenase subunit alpha, with product MNIGIPAETRPGETRVAATPETVKKLAAKHQVIVQAGAGLAASIPDDAYVAAGAIIGTAADAFGAAMVLKVRAPSADERAQIRPGTVVIGMLNPFDADNTAAMAAAGLTAFALEAAPRITRAQSLDVLSSQANIAGYKAVMLAANTYQRFMPMLMTAAGTVKAARVLIMGVGVAGLQAIATAKRLGAVIEASDVRPPVKEQVESLGARFIDVPYLTEEEREIAKGVGGYARPMPPAWLARQAELVHARAAQADIIITTALIPGRRAPILISEDTVKAMKPGSVIVDMAVEQGGNCPLSELGKTVTRHGVHIIGEPNLACLVAADASALYARNVLDFLKLIIDPEGLLAIPQDDEIIAATLLCSGGQSLRKAA from the coding sequence ATGAACATTGGCATACCCGCCGAGACGCGGCCGGGGGAAACCCGGGTTGCGGCGACGCCCGAGACCGTCAAGAAGCTGGCGGCCAAACACCAGGTCATCGTGCAGGCCGGCGCAGGTCTCGCGGCCAGCATCCCCGATGACGCCTATGTGGCTGCAGGCGCCATTATTGGCACGGCAGCCGATGCCTTTGGCGCCGCCATGGTGCTCAAGGTGCGCGCCCCTTCGGCCGATGAGCGCGCGCAGATCCGGCCCGGCACGGTCGTCATCGGCATGCTCAACCCCTTCGACGCCGACAACACCGCCGCCATGGCCGCGGCTGGCCTGACCGCCTTCGCCCTGGAAGCCGCGCCCCGCATCACCCGCGCCCAGTCGCTCGATGTGCTGTCTTCCCAGGCCAATATCGCCGGCTACAAGGCCGTCATGCTGGCTGCCAACACCTACCAGCGCTTCATGCCGATGCTGATGACCGCCGCCGGCACCGTCAAGGCGGCGCGCGTGCTGATCATGGGCGTGGGCGTGGCCGGCCTGCAAGCGATTGCCACCGCCAAGCGCCTGGGGGCGGTGATCGAAGCTTCCGACGTGCGCCCGCCCGTCAAGGAACAGGTCGAGTCGCTCGGCGCCAGGTTCATCGATGTGCCTTACCTCACCGAGGAAGAGCGCGAAATCGCCAAGGGCGTGGGCGGCTATGCCCGGCCCATGCCCCCCGCCTGGCTGGCGCGCCAGGCCGAGCTGGTGCATGCGCGCGCAGCCCAGGCCGACATCATCATCACCACGGCGCTCATTCCCGGCCGCCGCGCACCCATCCTGATCAGCGAAGACACGGTGAAAGCCATGAAGCCGGGGTCGGTCATCGTCGACATGGCCGTCGAGCAGGGCGGCAATTGCCCGCTGTCCGAACTGGGCAAGACGGTGACCAGGCATGGCGTGCACATCATTGGCGAGCCCAACCTGGCTTGCCTGGTGGCGGCCGATGCCTCGGCGCTGTATGCCCGCAATGTGCTGGATTTCCTGAAACTGATCATCGACCCGGAAGGGCTGCTGGCCATTCCCCAGGACGATGAAATCATTGCCGCTACGCTCCTGTGCAGCGGCGGTCAATCCTTACGCAAGGCAGCCTGA
- a CDS encoding NAD(P) transhydrogenase subunit alpha, translated as MEVSHTLINLIIFVLAIYVGYHVVWTVTPALHTPLMAVTNAISAIIIVGAMLAAGLTEGLVGQAMGTVAVALAAVNVFGGFLVTQRMLEMFRKKEPRAAAKAAGAADPAGAPALAKEGSPA; from the coding sequence ATGGAAGTCAGTCACACCCTCATCAACCTCATCATCTTCGTGCTGGCCATCTACGTCGGCTACCACGTGGTCTGGACCGTCACGCCGGCGCTGCATACGCCGCTCATGGCCGTCACCAATGCCATTTCCGCCATCATCATCGTCGGCGCCATGCTGGCGGCGGGTCTGACCGAAGGCCTGGTCGGCCAGGCCATGGGGACGGTGGCCGTGGCCCTGGCGGCCGTCAATGTCTTCGGCGGTTTCCTGGTGACCCAGCGCATGCTGGAAATGTTCCGCAAGAAAGAACCCAGGGCGGCCGCCAAAGCGGCTGGTGCGGCGGACCCGGCCGGCGCCCCTGCGCTGGCCAAGGAAGGGAGCCCAGCATGA
- a CDS encoding NAD(P)(+) transhydrogenase (Re/Si-specific) subunit beta encodes MAFVSMNLVTLFYLVASVCFIQALKGLSHPASARRGNAFGMSGMAIATLTTLALIVKLQGEASNGSLGFGLVLAGVIVGGGIGATLAKRVEMTKMPELVAAMHSLIGLAAVCIAVAVVAEPWVFNITTRDAPIPFGNRLELFIGTFVGAVTFSGSVIAFGKLSGKYKFRLFQGAPVSFKGQHILNLVLALAMVILGLAFCFAPGLEPAWTPFLIMAAIAFVLGVLIIIPIGGADMPVVVSMLNSYSGWAAAGIGFSLNNAMLIIAGSLVGSSGAILSYIMCKAMNRSFFNVILGGFGGDAAAASTGGAQQQRPVKSGSADDAAFLMGNAETVIIVPGYGLAVARAQHALKELTEKLSHKGVTVKYAIHPVAGRMPGHMNVLLAEAEVPYDQVFEMEDINSEFSQADVVLVLGANDVVNPAAKDPKSPIAGMPILEAFKAKTVIVNKRSMAAGYAGLDNELFYMDKTMMVFGDAKKVIEDMVKAVE; translated from the coding sequence ATGGCCTTTGTCAGCATGAACCTGGTGACGCTGTTCTATCTCGTCGCGTCGGTGTGTTTCATCCAGGCCTTGAAAGGCTTGTCGCATCCCGCTTCGGCGCGGCGCGGCAATGCCTTCGGCATGAGCGGCATGGCGATCGCCACCCTGACCACGCTGGCCCTGATCGTCAAGCTGCAGGGCGAAGCCAGCAACGGCAGCCTGGGCTTCGGCCTGGTGCTGGCCGGTGTGATCGTCGGCGGCGGCATTGGCGCGACCCTGGCCAAACGGGTCGAGATGACCAAGATGCCGGAACTCGTCGCCGCCATGCATTCGCTCATTGGTCTTGCCGCAGTGTGCATTGCTGTTGCCGTGGTGGCCGAGCCGTGGGTATTCAACATCACCACGCGCGATGCGCCCATTCCCTTCGGTAACCGCCTGGAACTGTTCATCGGCACCTTCGTCGGCGCGGTGACTTTCTCGGGGTCGGTGATTGCCTTCGGCAAGCTGTCGGGGAAATACAAGTTCCGCCTGTTCCAGGGCGCGCCGGTCAGCTTCAAGGGCCAGCACATCCTCAACCTGGTGCTGGCGCTGGCGATGGTGATCCTGGGCCTGGCGTTCTGCTTCGCCCCGGGCCTGGAGCCGGCCTGGACGCCGTTCCTGATCATGGCGGCGATTGCCTTCGTGCTGGGCGTCTTGATCATCATCCCCATCGGCGGCGCCGACATGCCGGTGGTGGTGTCGATGTTGAACAGCTATTCGGGCTGGGCGGCGGCGGGCATCGGCTTTTCGCTCAACAACGCCATGCTGATCATTGCCGGCTCGCTGGTGGGGTCGAGCGGTGCGATCCTGTCGTACATCATGTGCAAGGCGATGAACCGCTCGTTCTTCAATGTGATCCTGGGCGGCTTTGGCGGCGATGCGGCGGCCGCCAGCACGGGTGGCGCGCAGCAGCAGCGCCCGGTCAAATCCGGCTCGGCCGACGATGCGGCTTTCCTGATGGGCAATGCGGAAACCGTCATCATCGTTCCCGGCTACGGCCTGGCGGTGGCGCGGGCCCAGCATGCCCTGAAGGAATTGACCGAGAAGTTGAGCCACAAGGGCGTGACCGTCAAGTATGCGATCCACCCGGTGGCCGGGCGCATGCCGGGGCACATGAATGTGCTGCTGGCCGAAGCCGAAGTGCCGTACGACCAGGTCTTCGAGATGGAAGACATCAACAGCGAATTCAGCCAGGCCGACGTGGTGCTGGTGCTGGGCGCCAACGACGTGGTCAACCCGGCGGCGAAAGACCCGAAGTCGCCGATTGCCGGCATGCCGATCCTGGAAGCGTTCAAGGCCAAGACGGTGATTGTCAACAAGCGCTCGATGGCGGCGGGCTATGCCGGTCTGGACAATGAACTGTTTTACATGGACAAGACCATGATGGTGTTTGGCGATGCCAAGAAAGTCATCGAAGACATGGTCAAGGCCGTCGAGTAG
- a CDS encoding electron transfer flavoprotein-ubiquinone oxidoreductase, whose amino-acid sequence MEYDVVIVGGGPAGLSAAIKLKQLAAEKGNDIAVCVLEKGGELGAHILSGAIMDPRALTELLPDWKALGAPLHTEVTEDRILFLTETKAYRTPGFMVPACFENHGNYVVSLGNVVRWLGQQAESLGVEIFPGFPAAELLYNDDGSVKGVATGNMGVDREGNPTEAFQLGMELHAKYTLFAEGARGHLGKQLMSRYDLNQGKDPQSYSIGIKELWEIDPAKHKPGLVIHSTGWPLKNDTYGGSFLYHLENNQVVVGYVIGLSYANPYLSPYEEFQRYKTHPAIRTFFEGGKRLSYGARAITAGGLQSLPKLVFPGGALIGCDAGFLNMSRIKGSHAAIKTGMLAAEAAFAALGEQRQHDELSAYPVAFERSWLHEELHVARNVKPWLSKGLVLGSIMTGIDQMVFRGKAPWTLRRDYADHECLKPAAACQPIAYPRPDGKLTFDRLSSVFISNTNHAEEQPVHLTLRNDAVPVGVNLSTYAGPEQRYCPAGVYEFVKTDAGEDRLQINAQNCVHCKTCDIKDPTQNIVWVTPEGGGGPNYPNM is encoded by the coding sequence ATGGAATACGACGTGGTCATCGTCGGCGGGGGACCTGCCGGCCTGTCTGCGGCCATCAAACTCAAACAGCTGGCGGCAGAAAAGGGCAATGACATCGCCGTCTGCGTCCTCGAAAAAGGCGGCGAGCTGGGCGCCCACATCCTGTCGGGGGCGATCATGGATCCGCGCGCGCTCACCGAGTTGCTGCCGGACTGGAAAGCGCTGGGCGCGCCGCTGCATACCGAAGTCACGGAAGACCGCATCCTCTTCCTGACCGAGACCAAGGCTTACCGGACGCCCGGCTTCATGGTGCCGGCCTGCTTTGAAAACCACGGCAACTATGTCGTTTCGCTGGGCAACGTCGTGCGCTGGCTGGGCCAGCAGGCAGAAAGCCTGGGCGTGGAAATCTTCCCTGGCTTTCCTGCCGCCGAGCTCCTCTACAACGATGATGGTTCCGTCAAGGGTGTGGCGACAGGCAACATGGGCGTGGACCGCGAAGGCAATCCCACCGAGGCCTTCCAGCTGGGCATGGAATTGCATGCCAAGTACACGCTGTTTGCCGAAGGCGCGCGCGGGCATCTGGGCAAGCAGCTCATGTCGCGCTATGACCTGAACCAGGGCAAGGATCCGCAGTCCTACAGCATCGGCATCAAGGAACTGTGGGAAATCGACCCGGCCAAGCACAAGCCGGGGCTGGTGATCCACAGCACCGGCTGGCCGCTCAAGAACGATACCTATGGCGGGTCGTTTCTGTACCATCTGGAAAACAACCAGGTCGTGGTCGGCTACGTCATTGGCCTGTCGTACGCGAACCCCTACCTGTCGCCGTACGAGGAATTCCAGCGCTACAAGACCCACCCGGCAATCCGCACCTTCTTCGAAGGCGGCAAGCGCCTGTCCTACGGCGCCCGGGCGATTACTGCAGGCGGCCTGCAGTCGCTGCCGAAACTCGTCTTCCCGGGCGGCGCCCTGATCGGCTGCGACGCCGGCTTCCTCAACATGAGCCGCATCAAGGGCAGCCACGCCGCCATCAAGACCGGCATGCTGGCCGCCGAAGCCGCCTTTGCCGCGCTGGGCGAGCAGCGCCAGCATGACGAACTAAGCGCCTACCCGGTGGCGTTCGAGCGTTCGTGGCTGCATGAAGAATTGCATGTGGCGCGCAACGTCAAGCCCTGGCTGTCCAAGGGCCTGGTCCTGGGTTCCATCATGACCGGCATCGACCAGATGGTTTTCCGCGGCAAGGCGCCGTGGACCCTGCGCCGCGACTACGCCGACCACGAATGCCTGAAACCCGCAGCCGCTTGCCAGCCGATCGCCTATCCCAGGCCGGACGGCAAGCTGACCTTCGACCGCCTGTCGTCGGTGTTCATTTCCAACACCAACCATGCGGAAGAGCAGCCGGTCCACCTGACGCTCAGGAACGATGCGGTGCCGGTCGGCGTGAATCTGTCCACCTATGCGGGGCCGGAGCAGCGCTACTGCCCCGCCGGGGTGTATGAATTCGTCAAGACCGATGCCGGCGAAGACCGCTTGCAGATCAATGCGCAGAACTGCGTGCACTGCAAGACCTGCGATATCAAGGACCCGACCCAGAATATCGTCTGGGTCACGCCCGAAGGCGGCGGCGGGCCGAATTATCCCAACATGTAG
- a CDS encoding acyl-CoA thioesterase translates to MQLNEAGQEILQWDGINVTALLAIERDPQADGQVLFRSHCNEGNRNGRVFGGQLLGQALRAAQATVAADRSPTLLQVLFAQGALADAPIEYQVRTLQEGKRFSSRQVEARQGERMLISAHVTFQLPVDGPEHSLASHRPVPPPEQLKPMSALTGMPDLAGGDWGWLQKPCLEIRLVDPERHLAVCNTTPHASYWVKLREPLGDDPAVHAAALAYLSDYWTNTAAMTHHVPLKDVIETMYVASLNHSLWLHRACRVDDWLLFSTESSSAQNERALTNARIYDRKGVLVASTSQECLFAARSPKA, encoded by the coding sequence ATGCAATTGAACGAAGCTGGCCAGGAAATACTGCAATGGGACGGGATCAATGTCACCGCCTTGCTTGCTATCGAGCGCGACCCGCAGGCGGACGGACAGGTGTTGTTCCGCAGTCACTGCAATGAGGGTAACCGTAACGGCCGCGTTTTCGGCGGCCAGTTGCTGGGCCAGGCTCTGCGGGCCGCACAGGCTACTGTAGCAGCGGACCGGTCGCCAACGCTCCTGCAGGTGCTGTTCGCGCAAGGAGCGCTGGCAGATGCGCCGATCGAGTACCAAGTGAGGACACTACAGGAGGGCAAGCGCTTTTCCAGTCGACAGGTTGAGGCGCGCCAGGGCGAGCGCATGCTGATCAGTGCACACGTGACGTTCCAGTTGCCAGTGGACGGTCCGGAACACTCGCTTGCGTCGCACCGGCCAGTGCCGCCGCCGGAGCAATTAAAACCCATGTCTGCATTGACTGGCATGCCGGATCTGGCCGGCGGGGACTGGGGGTGGCTCCAGAAACCTTGTCTGGAAATACGGCTGGTCGATCCCGAGCGTCATCTGGCAGTGTGCAACACAACGCCTCATGCATCCTACTGGGTGAAGCTGCGCGAGCCGCTCGGTGATGATCCTGCCGTACATGCAGCTGCACTGGCCTATCTGAGCGATTACTGGACCAATACCGCGGCGATGACGCATCATGTTCCTTTAAAGGATGTCATTGAAACGATGTATGTGGCCAGCCTGAATCATTCTCTGTGGCTGCATCGCGCCTGCCGCGTCGACGACTGGCTGCTGTTTTCCACCGAAAGTTCCAGCGCGCAGAACGAACGCGCACTGACCAATGCGCGCATCTATGACCGCAAAGGTGTGCTGGTCGCATCGACCTCGCAGGAGTGCCTGTTTGCGGCGCGTTCCCCGAAAGCTTGA
- the icmF gene encoding fused isobutyryl-CoA mutase/GTPase IcmF: MTDLSVAKKLNEYKPANKVRFVTAASLFDGHDASINIMRRILMANGVEVIHLAHNRSVDEIVNTALQEDVQGIAISSYQGGHVEYFKYMIDLLKERGGAHIKVFGGGGGVIVPEEIADLHAYGVARIFSPEDGQRMGLVGMILAMIQACDVDLSPFAPTTLEALTGGEIASRHRPLAQLITALENDRVSAGLRTSVHQAAESLHIPVLGITGTGGAGKSSLTDELIRRIRLDQGDALNIAIISIDPSRRKSGGALLGDRIRMNAIDPWRNGVKVFMRSLATREAGSEISQALPDVIAACKVAGFDLVIVETSGIGQGDAAIVQHVDASMYVMTPEFGAASQLEKIDMLDFADFIAINKFDRKGSQDALRDVAKQYQRNRELWSKSPEEMPVYGTQASRFNDDGVTSLYQGLLPKLAELGLKVQAGKLAPAGVRFSSGKNAIVPPARSRYLAEIADTVRGYHKFTAKNVKLARERQQLQESKRMLAAAGKIVDIDDLITERDHKLDAGAKNLLASWPELQAAYAGDEFVVKIRDKEIRSQLTISSLSGTKIRKVALPRYEDHGEILRWLMLDNVPGSFPYTAGVFPFKREGEDPTRMFAGEGDAFRTNRRFKLVSEGMDAKRLSTAFDSVTLYGADPALRPDIYGKIGNSGVSIATLDDMKVLYDGFDLCQPTTSVSMTINGPAPTILAMFMNTAIDQQIDKFRSDNKREPNAEEVAKIRAWVLQNVRGTVQADILKEDQGQNTCIFSTEFSLKVMGDIQEFFVQNQVRNFYSVSISGYHIAEAGANPISQLAFTLSNGFTFVEAYLARGMHIDDFAPNLSFFFSNGMDPEYTVMGRVARRIWAVAMREKYGANERAQKLKYHIQTSGRSLHAQEIDFNDIRTTLQALIAIYDNCNSLHTNAYDEAITTPTDESVRRALAIQLIINREWGLAKNENPNQGSFIIEELTDLVEEAVLQEFERIAERGGVLGAMETGYQRGRIQEESMLYEHKKHDGTLPIIGVNTFRNPKGQEAQQTLELARSTDEEKQSQLTRLADFHTRNAAQAQAMLADLQQAVINDENVFAKLMDAVRVCSLGQITDALFAVGGQYRRSM, encoded by the coding sequence ATGACCGACCTTTCCGTAGCCAAGAAGCTCAACGAATACAAGCCCGCCAACAAGGTGCGTTTCGTTACCGCGGCTTCACTGTTTGACGGACACGACGCGTCGATCAACATCATGCGCCGCATCCTGATGGCCAATGGCGTGGAAGTAATCCATCTCGCCCACAACCGTTCGGTCGACGAGATCGTCAACACTGCCTTGCAGGAAGATGTCCAGGGGATTGCGATTTCCAGCTACCAGGGCGGCCATGTCGAGTACTTCAAATACATGATCGACTTGCTCAAGGAGCGGGGCGGCGCTCATATCAAGGTGTTCGGCGGTGGTGGTGGCGTGATCGTGCCGGAAGAAATCGCCGACCTGCATGCCTACGGCGTGGCGCGCATTTTCAGTCCGGAAGATGGTCAGCGCATGGGCTTGGTCGGCATGATCCTGGCGATGATCCAGGCTTGCGACGTCGACCTGTCGCCGTTTGCGCCAACCACGCTCGAAGCTTTGACGGGGGGCGAGATCGCGTCCCGGCATCGCCCGCTGGCACAACTGATCACCGCCCTGGAAAACGACCGGGTTTCCGCCGGACTCAGAACCAGCGTGCATCAAGCCGCCGAGTCGCTGCATATCCCTGTGCTGGGCATCACCGGCACCGGCGGCGCCGGCAAATCGTCGCTGACCGATGAATTGATCCGCCGCATCCGCCTCGATCAGGGCGACGCGCTCAATATCGCAATCATTTCCATTGATCCCTCGCGTCGCAAATCCGGTGGCGCCTTGCTGGGCGACCGTATCCGCATGAATGCGATCGATCCGTGGCGCAACGGCGTCAAGGTCTTCATGCGTTCGCTGGCCACGCGTGAGGCCGGCTCCGAAATTTCCCAGGCACTGCCGGATGTCATTGCCGCCTGCAAGGTGGCGGGTTTTGACCTGGTGATCGTCGAAACCTCCGGCATCGGCCAGGGTGACGCGGCGATCGTGCAGCACGTCGACGCCAGCATGTATGTGATGACGCCGGAATTCGGCGCCGCTTCGCAGCTGGAAAAGATCGACATGCTCGACTTTGCCGATTTCATTGCCATCAACAAGTTCGACCGCAAGGGTTCGCAAGATGCCCTGCGCGACGTCGCCAAGCAATATCAGCGCAATCGCGAATTGTGGAGCAAGTCGCCGGAAGAAATGCCCGTATACGGCACCCAGGCATCGCGGTTCAATGACGATGGCGTGACCTCGCTGTACCAGGGTTTGCTGCCGAAACTGGCCGAACTGGGCTTGAAAGTGCAAGCTGGAAAACTGGCGCCAGCCGGCGTGCGTTTTTCGTCTGGCAAGAATGCCATCGTGCCGCCGGCGCGCAGCCGCTACCTGGCGGAAATCGCGGATACCGTGCGCGGCTATCACAAGTTCACCGCCAAGAATGTGAAGCTGGCACGGGAACGGCAGCAGTTGCAGGAATCGAAAAGAATGCTGGCCGCTGCCGGCAAGATCGTCGATATCGACGATCTGATCACCGAGCGCGATCACAAGCTCGATGCCGGCGCCAAAAATTTGCTCGCCAGCTGGCCCGAGCTGCAGGCCGCTTATGCAGGCGACGAATTCGTGGTCAAGATCCGCGACAAGGAAATCCGCTCGCAGCTGACCATCAGCAGCCTGTCCGGCACCAAGATCCGCAAGGTGGCGCTGCCACGCTATGAAGACCATGGCGAAATCCTGCGCTGGTTGATGCTGGACAATGTCCCGGGCTCCTTTCCTTATACGGCCGGCGTATTCCCGTTCAAGCGCGAAGGCGAAGACCCGACCCGCATGTTCGCCGGCGAGGGCGATGCATTCCGTACCAATCGCCGCTTCAAGCTGGTGTCCGAGGGCATGGATGCCAAGCGTCTGTCGACCGCATTCGACTCCGTCACGCTGTACGGCGCCGATCCGGCGCTGCGTCCGGACATCTATGGCAAGATCGGCAATTCCGGCGTGTCGATCGCCACGCTCGACGACATGAAGGTGCTGTACGACGGCTTCGACCTGTGCCAGCCGACCACCTCGGTGTCGATGACGATCAACGGCCCGGCGCCGACCATCCTGGCGATGTTCATGAACACCGCCATCGACCAGCAAATCGACAAGTTCCGCAGCGATAACAAGCGTGAACCGAACGCCGAGGAAGTCGCCAAGATCCGTGCATGGGTATTGCAGAACGTGCGCGGCACCGTGCAAGCCGACATCCTGAAGGAAGACCAGGGGCAGAATACCTGCATCTTCTCGACCGAATTCTCGCTGAAGGTGATGGGCGATATCCAGGAATTTTTCGTGCAAAACCAGGTGCGCAATTTTTACTCGGTATCCATCTCCGGCTATCACATCGCCGAAGCCGGCGCCAACCCGATTTCGCAGCTGGCCTTCACGTTGTCGAACGGCTTTACGTTTGTTGAAGCCTATCTGGCGCGCGGCATGCACATCGACGATTTTGCACCGAATCTGTCGTTCTTCTTCTCCAATGGCATGGACCCGGAATACACGGTCATGGGCCGGGTCGCACGCCGGATCTGGGCTGTGGCGATGCGCGAAAAATACGGCGCCAACGAGCGCGCGCAGAAACTGAAATATCACATCCAGACCTCCGGCCGCTCGCTGCATGCGCAGGAAATCGACTTCAACGATATCCGCACCACGCTGCAAGCCCTGATCGCGATTTACGATAACTGCAATTCGCTGCATACCAATGCCTACGACGAGGCGATTACCACCCCGACCGATGAATCGGTGCGTCGCGCGCTGGCGATCCAGTTGATCATCAATCGCGAATGGGGCCTGGCAAAGAATGAAAATCCGAACCAGGGCAGCTTCATCATCGAGGAACTGACCGATCTGGTGGAAGAAGCGGTCTTGCAGGAATTCGAGCGCATCGCCGAGCGTGGCGGTGTATTGGGTGCGATGGAAACCGGTTATCAGCGCGGCCGGATCCAGGAAGAGTCCATGCTGTACGAGCACAAGAAGCATGATGGCACCCTGCCGATCATCGGGGTGAATACTTTCCGCAATCCGAAGGGGCAGGAAGCGCAGCAAACGCTGGAGCTGGCCCGTTCCACTGACGAAGAGAAGCAATCGCAACTGACTCGCCTGGCAGATTTCCATACTCGTAACGCGGCACAGGCGCAGGCCATGCTTGCGGATCTGCAGCAGGCTGTGATCAACGATGAAAACGTCTTCGCAAAATTGATGGATGCGGTGCGCGTCTGTTCGCTGGGACAGATTACCGATGCACTGTTTGCGGTGGGTGGCCAGTACCGCCGCAGCATGTAA